Proteins co-encoded in one Streptomyces roseochromogenus subsp. oscitans DS 12.976 genomic window:
- a CDS encoding GntR family transcriptional regulator, with the protein MPDRDLPPYRQIADDLRAAIAKGKLAPGEKLKSENELKDQYGTTRVTVRKALSLLKADGLLISEQGRGVFVRPQPRVLMQTTGANFRERRSTGVSNFTAEAAAQGLRAEQRILSVERVPAPAEIAERLGTPASTPVIVRRRVFLIDDEPMQLADGYYPAELFAGSPVEEPRRIAGGVSALIEDRAGPVKQRIMRFVEDLDIRMPTPSEVDTLHIPPGVPLARVLRSTWVQDGRVVEVLDSRVPCDRHRFQYVIDVP; encoded by the coding sequence ATGCCCGACCGCGATCTTCCCCCATACCGTCAGATCGCCGACGATCTGCGCGCCGCGATCGCGAAAGGGAAGCTGGCTCCGGGTGAGAAGCTGAAATCAGAGAACGAACTCAAGGACCAGTACGGCACGACACGGGTCACTGTCCGCAAAGCCCTGTCCCTGCTCAAGGCTGACGGGCTGCTGATCAGCGAACAAGGCCGGGGCGTTTTCGTGCGCCCGCAGCCCCGAGTGCTCATGCAAACGACCGGAGCGAACTTCCGCGAGCGGCGTTCCACCGGCGTCAGCAACTTCACCGCCGAGGCGGCAGCACAGGGCCTGCGGGCCGAACAGCGAATCCTGTCGGTGGAGAGGGTCCCGGCTCCGGCCGAAATCGCGGAACGACTCGGGACTCCGGCGAGCACACCGGTGATCGTGCGTAGACGCGTCTTCCTCATCGACGACGAACCCATGCAGCTGGCCGATGGGTACTACCCGGCAGAGCTGTTCGCTGGCAGCCCAGTGGAGGAACCCCGACGCATCGCCGGCGGCGTAAGCGCCTTGATCGAGGATCGGGCTGGTCCGGTGAAACAGCGCATCATGCGCTTCGTGGAGGATCTGGACATCCGGATGCCCACGCCTTCAGAGGTCGACACATTGCATATCCCGCCCGGCGTTCCCCTGGCACGCGTGCTGCGCAGTACCTGGGTCCAGGACGGGCGAGTGGTCGAGGTACTGGACTCACGCGTGCCGTGCGACCGCCATCGGTTCCAGTACGTCATTGACGTGCCCTGA
- a CDS encoding TIGR03668 family PPOX class F420-dependent oxidoreductase — MKLSPFVARERFVASSVARLATADANRVPHAVPVTFAVQDDVLYFAVDHKPKSTWNLRRLRNIRENPAVTALVDHYDDDWSELWWARADGRGEVLEEGEERQHAVRLLCDKYAQYGESPPQGPAVAVRVEQWSGWAFT; from the coding sequence ATGAAGCTCTCGCCGTTCGTCGCCCGGGAACGTTTTGTCGCGTCATCCGTCGCCCGGCTGGCGACCGCCGACGCCAACAGGGTGCCGCATGCGGTACCCGTCACCTTCGCCGTCCAGGACGACGTCCTGTACTTCGCAGTCGACCACAAGCCCAAGAGCACCTGGAATCTGCGCCGCTTGCGCAACATCCGGGAGAACCCGGCAGTGACAGCACTGGTCGACCACTACGACGACGACTGGTCAGAGCTGTGGTGGGCACGCGCCGACGGCCGTGGCGAAGTCCTGGAGGAAGGTGAAGAGCGCCAGCACGCGGTGAGGCTGCTGTGCGACAAGTACGCCCAGTACGGGGAGTCTCCACCCCAGGGCCCTGCGGTCGCCGTCCGGGTCGAGCAGTGGAGCGGCTGGGCCTTCACATAG
- a CDS encoding TetR/AcrR family transcriptional regulator, translating to MTGGPMRGRGEDEGVDRLTVRRPASGVGSTPVALCHHARDKEARSSSRWTATPPSTCAGRPLPHRPARTRHRRRNRDPRGAGRCPWLDSAVHGYRAIWYHTADEIAIRTTATHRRTTGDRPTHRDRDFTGPDPTELPRLAEVAERWAPLTPQATYAHGLTALVEGLLTTRN from the coding sequence ATGACGGGAGGGCCGATGCGGGGCCGGGGTGAGGACGAGGGTGTGGACCGGCTGACGGTGCGCCGGCCGGCCTCCGGGGTCGGCAGCACGCCCGTGGCGCTCTGCCACCACGCCCGCGACAAGGAGGCACGCTCCTCCTCCCGCTGGACGGCTACGCCGCCCAGCACCTGCGCCGGCCGCCCGCTCCCCCACCGCCCCGCGCGCACGCGTCATCGCCGCCGCAACCGCGATCCACGAGGTGCTGGCCGCTGTCCCTGGTTGGATTCTGCCGTGCACGGATACCGGGCGATCTGGTACCACACCGCCGACGAGATCGCGATCCGCACGACAGCGACCCACCGCCGCACGACCGGCGACCGCCCGACGCACCGCGACCGCGACTTCACCGGCCCCGACCCGACCGAACTCCCCCGCCTGGCCGAGGTGGCGGAACGCTGGGCACCACTGACCCCGCAGGCCACGTACGCGCACGGCCTGACGGCCTTGGTGGAAGGCCTGTTGACCACGCGTAACTGA
- the ppdK gene encoding pyruvate, phosphate dikinase, with protein sequence MSENKEPHGVKFVYDFTEGNKDLKDLLGGKGANLAEMTNLGLPVPPGFTITTEACKVYLESGEEPAALRDEVSAHLDALESRMGKKLGQPDNPLLVSVRSGAKFSMPGMMDTVLNIGLSDKSVQGLAKQAGDDRFAWDSYRRLIQMFGKTVLGVDGDLFEEALEAAKGAKKVTVDTDLEAADLKKLVTTFKKIVKKEAGRDFPQDPREQMDLAIKAVFDSWNGDRAKLYRRQERIPGDLGTAVNICSMVFGNLGPDSGTGVAFTRDPASGHQGVYGDYLQNAQGEDVVAGIRNTVPLAELESIDKKSYDQLMQIMETLENHYKDLCDIEFTIERGQLWMLQTRVGKRTAGAAFRIATQLVDQGLIDETEALQRVTGAQLAQLMFPRFDEQAKVAQVARGIAASPGAAVGKAVFDSYTAVKWSRSGEKVILVRRETNPDDLDGMIAAEGILTSRGGKTSHAAVVARGMGKTCVCGAEELEVDTKRRRMTVPGGHVVEEGDLISIDGSSGKVYLGEVPVVPSPVVEYFEGRMHAGAHDADELVEAVHRIMAFADRKRRLRVRANADNAEDALRARRFGAQGIGLCRTEHMFLGDRRELVERLILADTEDERQESLKALLPLQKQDFVELFSAMDGLPVTVRLLDPPLHEFLPDITELSVRVALAESRQEPHENELRLLQAVHRLHEQNPMLGLRGVRLGLVIPGLFTMQVRAIAEAAAERKNAKGDPRAEIMIPLVGTVQELEIVREEADQVIAEVEAATGTELKLAIGTMIELPRAALTAGQIAEAAEFFSFGTNDLTQTVWGFSRDDVEASFFTAYLEKGIFGVSPFETIDRDGVGSLVKLAAEAGRRTRPDLKLGVCGEHGGDPESVHFFHEVGLDYVSCSPFRIPVARLEAGRAATNSEGSDHR encoded by the coding sequence GTGTCGGAAAACAAAGAACCCCACGGAGTGAAGTTCGTTTACGACTTCACCGAGGGAAACAAGGACCTCAAGGACCTCCTCGGCGGCAAGGGCGCCAACCTCGCCGAGATGACCAACCTCGGTCTGCCGGTCCCTCCCGGCTTCACCATCACCACGGAGGCCTGCAAGGTCTACCTGGAGAGCGGCGAGGAGCCCGCGGCACTGCGTGACGAGGTGAGTGCGCACCTCGACGCCCTGGAGTCCCGCATGGGCAAGAAGCTCGGCCAGCCCGACAACCCGCTGCTGGTCTCCGTCCGCTCCGGCGCCAAGTTCTCCATGCCCGGCATGATGGACACGGTCCTGAACATCGGATTGTCGGACAAGTCGGTACAGGGCCTGGCCAAGCAGGCCGGCGACGACCGCTTCGCCTGGGACTCCTACCGCCGCCTGATCCAGATGTTCGGCAAGACCGTCCTCGGCGTCGACGGCGACCTCTTCGAGGAGGCCCTGGAGGCGGCCAAGGGGGCCAAGAAGGTCACGGTCGACACCGACCTGGAGGCCGCCGACCTGAAGAAGCTGGTCACCACCTTCAAGAAGATCGTCAAGAAGGAGGCCGGCCGGGACTTCCCGCAGGACCCGCGCGAGCAGATGGACCTCGCCATCAAGGCGGTCTTCGACTCGTGGAACGGCGACCGGGCGAAGCTGTACCGCCGCCAGGAGCGCATCCCCGGCGACCTCGGTACGGCCGTCAACATCTGCTCGATGGTCTTCGGCAACCTGGGCCCGGACTCCGGCACGGGCGTGGCGTTCACCCGCGACCCCGCCTCGGGTCACCAGGGCGTCTACGGCGACTACCTGCAGAACGCCCAGGGCGAGGACGTGGTGGCGGGCATCCGCAACACCGTCCCGCTCGCGGAGCTGGAGTCGATCGACAAGAAGTCGTACGACCAGCTGATGCAGATCATGGAGACGCTGGAGAACCACTACAAGGACCTCTGCGACATCGAGTTCACGATCGAGCGCGGTCAGCTGTGGATGCTCCAGACCCGGGTCGGCAAGCGCACGGCGGGCGCGGCTTTCCGTATCGCCACGCAGCTGGTCGACCAGGGCCTGATCGACGAGACGGAAGCCCTCCAGCGGGTCACCGGCGCCCAGCTGGCCCAGCTGATGTTCCCGCGCTTCGACGAGCAGGCGAAGGTGGCCCAGGTGGCGCGCGGTATCGCCGCGTCCCCGGGCGCGGCGGTGGGCAAGGCGGTCTTCGACTCGTACACGGCCGTGAAGTGGTCCCGCTCGGGTGAGAAGGTCATCCTGGTCCGCCGCGAGACGAACCCCGACGACCTGGACGGCATGATCGCGGCGGAAGGCATCCTCACGTCGCGCGGCGGCAAGACGTCGCATGCGGCCGTGGTCGCCCGGGGCATGGGCAAGACCTGTGTCTGTGGCGCGGAGGAGCTGGAGGTCGACACCAAGCGCCGCCGCATGACGGTCCCGGGCGGCCACGTCGTGGAAGAGGGCGACCTGATCTCCATCGACGGCTCCTCCGGAAAGGTCTACCTGGGCGAGGTCCCGGTGGTCCCGTCCCCGGTCGTGGAGTACTTCGAGGGCCGGATGCACGCGGGCGCCCACGACGCCGACGAGTTGGTCGAGGCCGTGCACCGCATCATGGCCTTCGCCGACCGCAAGCGCCGGCTGCGCGTGCGCGCCAACGCGGACAACGCCGAGGACGCCCTGCGGGCCCGCCGCTTCGGCGCCCAGGGCATCGGCCTGTGCCGCACGGAGCACATGTTCCTCGGCGACCGCCGTGAGCTGGTCGAGCGCCTCATCCTGGCCGACACGGAGGACGAGCGCCAGGAGAGCCTGAAGGCACTGCTCCCGCTGCAGAAGCAGGACTTCGTGGAGCTGTTCTCGGCGATGGACGGCCTGCCCGTGACCGTCCGGCTGCTGGACCCCCCGCTGCACGAGTTCCTGCCGGACATCACGGAGCTGTCGGTCCGGGTGGCCCTCGCCGAGTCCCGCCAGGAGCCCCACGAGAACGAGCTGCGCCTGCTCCAGGCGGTCCACCGCCTGCACGAGCAGAACCCGATGCTCGGCCTGCGCGGCGTACGCCTCGGCCTGGTCATCCCCGGCCTGTTCACCATGCAGGTCCGCGCGATCGCCGAAGCGGCGGCCGAACGCAAGAACGCCAAGGGCGACCCGCGCGCCGAGATCATGATCCCGCTGGTCGGCACGGTCCAGGAGCTGGAGATCGTCCGCGAGGAGGCCGACCAGGTCATCGCGGAGGTCGAGGCGGCGACGGGCACCGAGCTGAAGCTGGCGATCGGCACGATGATCGAGCTGCCGCGAGCGGCCCTCACGGCGGGCCAGATCGCGGAGGCGGCGGAGTTCTTCTCCTTCGGCACGAACGACCTGACGCAGACGGTATGGGGCTTCAGCCGCGACGACGTGGAGGCGTCCTTCTTCACGGCGTACCTGGAGAAGGGAATCTTCGGCGTATCCCCCTTCGAGACGATCGACAGGGACGGCGTGGGCTCCCTGGTGAAGCTGGCGGCGGAAGCGGGCCGACGCACCCGCCCCGACCTCAAGCTCGGCGTCTGCGGCGAGCACGGCGGTGACCCGGAGTCGGTCCACTTCTTCCACGAGGTGGGTCTGGACTACGTCTCCTGCTCCCCGTTCCGCATCCCGGTCGCCCGCCTCGAAGCGGGCCGCGCGGCGACGAACTCGGAGGGCAGCGACCACCGCTGA
- a CDS encoding MGH1-like glycoside hydrolase domain-containing protein, which produces MDRSTQLTARPMECKIAYDPPASDASLHIRAAKVLDANWTGSSTVPSRNLYPHQWSWDSAFIAIGLRHISPQRAQTELETLLAAQWADGRVPHIVFNPSVPLDAYFPSPDFWRSTTAGRPAGAPRTVQTSGIVQPPVHALAAWLVHRADPGLSRARGFLARVYPRLAAWHRYLLHRRDLGGAGLVSIVHPWEQGMDNSPCWDAPLARITPAPARSFRRADLAHGAPEDRPTDLDYGRYVRLAADYRDAGYRDGAGGKGGDGAGGRSRDGAGGRNRDGTGGRSRVGDGEFAVEDPSFNALLIASEHALARIAGELGAAGTARHARAERLTAALVDRLWDPAAGMFLCRDLRGGGSMPEWGVSGAVGERGVRGPVCEHAGSGLIRERGVTGLMPLILPGLPRDVAGALVRTVCGPHFGLGGRTRLVPSYDLLGEAFDPHRYWRGPAWFNTGWLLERGLRLHGERERADALRAAVLHLADATDFAEYVDPYTGEACGATGFGWTAALALDLHHELRRERNQELHKDLPKRPGEGVSKAATGTFDSSDEGGDRG; this is translated from the coding sequence GTGGATCGCAGCACGCAGCTCACCGCCCGCCCGATGGAGTGCAAGATCGCGTACGACCCTCCGGCCTCCGACGCGTCTCTGCACATCAGAGCCGCCAAGGTGCTCGACGCGAACTGGACGGGCAGCTCGACGGTCCCCTCCCGGAACCTGTATCCGCACCAGTGGTCCTGGGACTCGGCGTTCATCGCGATCGGCCTGCGGCACATCTCCCCGCAGCGGGCCCAGACCGAGCTGGAGACGCTGCTGGCCGCCCAATGGGCCGACGGACGCGTCCCGCACATCGTCTTCAACCCCTCCGTACCGCTCGACGCCTACTTTCCGAGCCCCGACTTCTGGCGCTCCACCACCGCCGGCCGCCCCGCGGGCGCCCCGCGCACCGTACAGACCTCGGGCATCGTCCAGCCACCGGTGCACGCGCTCGCGGCCTGGCTGGTGCACCGCGCCGACCCCGGTCTGTCCCGGGCGCGCGGCTTTCTGGCCCGGGTCTACCCGAGGCTGGCCGCCTGGCACCGCTATCTGCTGCACCGCCGGGACCTGGGCGGTGCGGGGCTGGTGTCGATCGTCCACCCCTGGGAGCAGGGCATGGACAACAGCCCCTGCTGGGACGCCCCGCTCGCCCGGATCACCCCGGCCCCGGCCCGCTCCTTCCGCCGCGCCGACCTCGCCCACGGCGCACCCGAGGACCGGCCGACTGATCTGGACTACGGGCGTTACGTACGGCTGGCCGCCGACTACCGGGACGCCGGGTACAGGGATGGGGCGGGCGGGAAAGGCGGGGATGGGGCGGGCGGGCGAAGCAGGGACGGGGCGGGCGGGAGAAACAGGGACGGGACGGGCGGGCGAAGCAGGGTCGGCGACGGGGAGTTCGCCGTAGAGGACCCCTCCTTCAACGCCCTGCTCATCGCCTCCGAGCACGCGCTGGCCCGGATCGCCGGGGAACTGGGCGCGGCGGGCACAGCCCGGCACGCGCGTGCCGAACGCCTGACGGCGGCCCTGGTGGACCGGCTGTGGGACCCGGCCGCCGGGATGTTCCTGTGCCGGGATCTTCGGGGCGGGGGGTCTATGCCTGAGTGGGGAGTGTCCGGAGCGGTCGGCGAGCGGGGCGTCCGCGGGCCGGTCTGCGAGCATGCGGGGTCCGGCCTGATCCGTGAACGTGGGGTCACCGGGCTGATGCCGCTCATTCTGCCCGGGCTGCCGCGTGACGTGGCCGGCGCGCTCGTCCGTACGGTGTGCGGGCCGCACTTCGGGCTCGGTGGTCGTACCCGGCTCGTGCCCAGTTACGACCTGCTCGGCGAGGCCTTCGACCCGCACCGGTACTGGCGCGGCCCGGCCTGGTTCAACACCGGCTGGCTGCTGGAGCGGGGACTGCGCCTGCACGGCGAGCGGGAGCGGGCCGACGCGCTGCGCGCGGCCGTGCTCCACCTCGCCGACGCCACCGATTTCGCGGAGTACGTCGACCCGTACACCGGAGAGGCCTGCGGCGCGACCGGCTTCGGCTGGACCGCCGCGCTCGCCCTCGATCTGCACCATGAGCTGCGTCGAGAGCGAAACCAAGAGCTGCACAAAGACCTTCCCAAGCGCCCCGGCGAGGGCGTGTCCAAGGCGGCTACCGGCACGTTCGACAGCAGTGACGAAGGAGGAGACCGGGGATGA
- a CDS encoding ABC transporter substrate-binding protein: MTMSRRALLAAAAGTGAGLLAGCGSNTGRGDGGSGVTLAQWYHQYGEPGTEQAVERYAAAYKKAGVKVQWRPGNYDQQTAAALLTDSGPDVFEVNGPTIDQIQGGQVVDLSDLLKDVKDDFNPAVLAPKTYDGRIWGIPQVIDMQLLYYRKSLLKDAGVEPPATLDALVDAARKLTDSKVKGLFLGNDGGAGVLGGTPLYAAGLQLVTEDGKVGFDDPAAARTLGKLHQLYADQSLLLGAPADWSDPSALLQELTAMQWSGLWALPQVRKELGDDFGVLPFPGDGGQGKPAVPVGAYGAAVSARSRHKDAAKEFVKWLWVERTDYQEDFALSYGFHIPARISLARKATRLQNGPAADAVRFTTDHGYAQPLLWTPAAQTAYQDALSRIIRSGANPENELRAVVRKVAGELNRVKNAKKTS, from the coding sequence ATGACCATGAGCCGTAGAGCACTGCTGGCCGCGGCAGCCGGGACCGGAGCGGGGCTGCTCGCCGGGTGCGGATCCAACACCGGGCGCGGGGACGGGGGTTCGGGGGTGACGCTGGCCCAGTGGTACCACCAGTACGGCGAGCCCGGCACCGAGCAAGCCGTCGAGCGGTACGCCGCCGCCTACAAGAAGGCGGGCGTCAAGGTGCAGTGGCGGCCCGGGAACTACGACCAGCAGACCGCCGCCGCCCTGCTCACCGACTCCGGACCGGACGTCTTCGAGGTCAACGGGCCCACGATCGACCAGATCCAGGGCGGTCAGGTCGTCGACCTCTCCGATCTCCTCAAAGACGTCAAGGACGACTTCAATCCGGCGGTGCTCGCACCGAAGACGTACGACGGACGGATCTGGGGCATCCCGCAGGTCATCGACATGCAGCTGCTCTACTACCGCAAGAGCCTGCTGAAGGATGCCGGGGTCGAGCCGCCGGCCACGCTCGACGCCCTCGTGGACGCCGCCAGGAAGCTCACCGACAGCAAGGTCAAGGGACTCTTCCTGGGCAACGACGGAGGAGCCGGGGTGCTCGGCGGTACACCCCTGTACGCCGCCGGGCTGCAGCTGGTCACCGAGGACGGCAAGGTCGGCTTCGACGACCCCGCCGCCGCCCGCACCCTCGGCAAGCTGCACCAGTTGTACGCCGACCAGTCCCTCCTCCTCGGCGCGCCCGCCGACTGGTCCGACCCGTCCGCCCTCCTGCAGGAGCTCACGGCGATGCAGTGGTCCGGGCTGTGGGCGCTGCCGCAGGTACGGAAGGAACTCGGCGACGACTTCGGGGTGCTGCCGTTTCCCGGGGACGGTGGCCAGGGGAAGCCCGCCGTGCCCGTCGGGGCGTACGGGGCCGCCGTCAGTGCGCGCAGCAGACACAAGGACGCCGCCAAGGAGTTCGTGAAGTGGCTGTGGGTCGAACGGACCGACTATCAGGAGGACTTCGCGCTGTCCTACGGCTTTCACATCCCGGCCCGGATCTCCCTCGCCAGGAAAGCCACCCGACTCCAGAACGGTCCCGCCGCCGACGCCGTCCGCTTCACCACCGACCACGGCTACGCCCAGCCCCTGCTGTGGACGCCGGCCGCCCAGACCGCCTACCAGGACGCGCTCAGCCGGATCATCAGGAGCGGGGCGAATCCGGAGAACGAACTGCGGGCCGTCGTAAGGAAGGTGGCCGGTGAACTCAACCGTGTGAAGAACGCGAAGAAGACGTCGTGA
- a CDS encoding ROK family protein — MTNRQERPVRRGGQAGAGELLELVRSGRAVTRGALQQVTGLSRATVGQRLDRLFRAGWLREGAGGPVGSPLGGRPSITLEFDDRHAVVLAADLDTRHARAAVLGLTGEILAEHSGRLVVEDGPEAVLGELGHWFDRLLEKTGRPAADVCGIGLAVPGPVDTGTGRVVQPPMMPGWDGYDIRGRLSRAFTEHTGAGAVPVLVDNDANLMAYGEQRAGHPDCAAFVLVKVSTGIGAGVVVDGAIYRGVDGGAGDIGHIRIGADALCRCGSHGCLAAVASGGAVARRLAESGVPAASGADVRDLLAAGHPEATALAREAGRQVGVVLATVVTLLNPGVLMIAGDLAGTPFLTGVRELLYQRALPRSTAHLDIVTSRLGERAALIGAGALVVEHLYAPERAEERLRALGV; from the coding sequence ATGACCAACCGTCAGGAGAGGCCCGTCAGACGGGGCGGACAGGCCGGCGCCGGCGAGCTGCTGGAACTGGTGCGCAGCGGCCGGGCCGTGACGCGCGGTGCGCTCCAGCAGGTCACCGGGCTGTCCCGGGCGACCGTCGGCCAGCGCCTGGACCGGCTGTTCCGGGCCGGCTGGCTGCGCGAGGGCGCCGGCGGACCGGTCGGCTCACCGCTCGGCGGCCGCCCCTCGATCACCCTGGAGTTCGACGACCGCCACGCCGTGGTGCTCGCCGCCGACCTGGACACCCGGCACGCCCGCGCGGCCGTCCTCGGCCTGACCGGCGAGATCCTCGCTGAGCACTCGGGGAGATTGGTCGTCGAGGACGGTCCGGAGGCGGTGCTCGGCGAACTCGGCCACTGGTTCGACCGGTTGCTGGAGAAGACCGGGCGTCCGGCGGCGGACGTCTGCGGCATCGGGCTCGCCGTGCCCGGCCCGGTGGACACCGGGACCGGCCGGGTGGTGCAGCCCCCGATGATGCCCGGCTGGGACGGTTACGACATAAGGGGCCGTCTCTCCCGCGCCTTCACCGAGCACACCGGCGCGGGTGCGGTCCCGGTCCTGGTGGACAACGACGCCAACCTCATGGCCTACGGCGAACAGCGCGCCGGACATCCCGACTGCGCGGCATTCGTACTGGTCAAGGTGTCCACGGGCATAGGCGCCGGGGTGGTCGTGGACGGCGCGATCTACCGGGGCGTCGACGGTGGCGCGGGCGACATCGGGCACATCCGCATCGGCGCGGACGCGCTGTGCCGCTGTGGTTCGCACGGCTGTCTCGCCGCCGTCGCGAGCGGCGGCGCCGTGGCCCGGCGGCTGGCGGAGAGCGGGGTGCCGGCCGCTTCCGGCGCGGACGTACGGGACCTGCTGGCCGCCGGGCACCCCGAGGCCACGGCGCTGGCCCGCGAGGCCGGGCGTCAGGTCGGTGTGGTGCTGGCGACGGTCGTGACCCTGCTCAACCCGGGCGTGCTGATGATCGCGGGCGACCTCGCGGGTACGCCCTTCCTCACCGGGGTGCGCGAGCTGCTCTACCAGCGGGCGCTGCCGCGCTCCACGGCCCACCTGGACATCGTCACCTCGCGGCTGGGGGAGCGGGCCGCGCTCATCGGAGCGGGTGCGCTGGTCGTGGAACACCTCTACGCGCCGGAACGGGCCGAGGAGCGGCTGCGGGCGCTGGGTGTGTGA
- a CDS encoding DUF4232 domain-containing protein, translated as MFQYRNPLSSFRALPRWGAAAALTAGVVGLTAAGAAWSATPTAARTSSTAAHTSSSLRTCTVSDLYVSTGRKEGAAGSLYWPVRFTNTGTTSCALRGYPGVSVLDTAHHQIGPAATHSGRSYDTVTLTPSHSASAVVRTTNGPVGGPCLRAGTYLRIYPPASRAAALLPAPWKICSGVFQVGPVNVQGVF; from the coding sequence ATGTTTCAGTATCGGAACCCTCTGAGTTCCTTCCGGGCACTGCCCAGGTGGGGCGCAGCCGCGGCGCTGACCGCAGGCGTCGTGGGCCTGACGGCCGCGGGCGCGGCGTGGAGCGCGACCCCGACGGCGGCACGCACCTCGTCGACGGCGGCGCACACCTCGTCGTCTCTCCGGACCTGCACCGTGAGCGACCTGTATGTCTCCACGGGCCGCAAGGAGGGTGCGGCGGGGTCGCTGTACTGGCCGGTCCGGTTCACCAACACCGGCACGACCAGCTGTGCCCTGCGCGGCTATCCGGGCGTCAGTGTCCTGGACACCGCACACCACCAGATCGGCCCGGCAGCCACGCACAGCGGCAGGTCCTACGACACGGTCACCCTCACCCCGTCCCACTCCGCCTCGGCGGTCGTACGCACCACCAACGGCCCGGTCGGCGGCCCCTGCCTGCGCGCGGGAACGTACCTGCGGATCTACCCACCGGCGTCCCGCGCCGCGGCCCTGCTCCCAGCGCCCTGGAAGATCTGCTCCGGCGTCTTCCAGGTGGGCCCGGTGAACGTGCAGGGCGTCTTCTGA
- a CDS encoding MFS transporter — protein MYRNLRGNPTTVLAAAAVAQFVVALDMAVVNVALPAVRTALGFDALGLSWVVHVYALTFGGFLLLGGRACDMYGRRRLFVAGLVVFGICSLAGGLAQEPWQLVAARAGQGLGAAATAPAALALLTTTFTDGPRRVRALGVWSGMNAVGGALGVLVGGVLTQYAGWRWVMLINLPIVATALVLVHAAVPAEPRQATRRERPDALGAVLATGGTGLLVFGVVRTDVQGWASTETLMTLGGAALLLVAFGLVESRVPAPLLRLGLLRSRWVAGANLLVFLAAAGQFTAFYFISLYLQQVLGLGAAATGAAFLPFSVGSVAGTVVATRITANRSPRVALVPGALLAAVGLAWFARISPHGGFLTDVLGPSLLTSVGIGLVFAPAAAAATTGVRADEAGMASGLFNSARQLGGCIGVATLATIAAHHTGTATDPGALNGGYALGLAVSAALLLLSAVVAICVLPRRRRSGAGSSAPQSATPVVHAKRAKHAKQRTGGKSS, from the coding sequence ATGTATAGAAACTTACGGGGAAATCCCACGACTGTGCTCGCGGCCGCCGCCGTAGCCCAGTTCGTCGTCGCTCTGGACATGGCCGTGGTCAATGTCGCGCTTCCGGCGGTCCGTACCGCGCTCGGGTTCGATGCGCTCGGGCTGTCCTGGGTCGTGCATGTGTACGCGCTCACCTTCGGCGGGTTTCTGCTGCTCGGCGGCCGGGCCTGCGACATGTACGGGCGCCGGCGGCTCTTCGTCGCGGGACTGGTCGTCTTCGGGATCTGCTCGCTTGCCGGTGGACTGGCCCAGGAACCCTGGCAGTTGGTCGCCGCCCGTGCGGGACAGGGTCTCGGCGCGGCCGCCACCGCGCCGGCCGCGCTGGCGCTGCTGACCACCACCTTCACCGACGGCCCCCGGCGTGTCCGAGCCCTCGGTGTGTGGAGCGGAATGAACGCCGTGGGCGGCGCGCTGGGCGTGCTGGTGGGCGGGGTGCTCACCCAGTACGCGGGCTGGCGCTGGGTGATGCTGATCAACCTGCCCATCGTGGCCACGGCACTCGTGCTGGTCCATGCGGCCGTACCCGCCGAGCCGAGGCAGGCCACCCGGCGGGAGCGGCCCGATGCGCTCGGAGCCGTGCTGGCGACCGGCGGAACCGGGCTGCTCGTGTTCGGTGTCGTACGGACCGATGTCCAGGGGTGGGCGTCCACGGAGACGTTGATGACTCTCGGGGGCGCTGCTCTCCTGCTGGTCGCGTTCGGTCTCGTCGAATCCCGGGTGCCCGCCCCGTTGTTGCGGCTAGGGCTGCTGCGCAGCCGCTGGGTCGCCGGCGCCAACCTGCTGGTGTTCCTCGCCGCAGCCGGACAGTTCACCGCGTTCTACTTCATCTCCCTCTACCTCCAGCAGGTCCTGGGCCTCGGCGCGGCCGCGACCGGCGCCGCGTTCCTGCCGTTCAGTGTCGGTTCGGTGGCCGGCACCGTCGTCGCCACCCGCATCACCGCGAACCGCTCGCCCCGCGTGGCCCTCGTGCCCGGCGCGCTGCTCGCCGCCGTGGGCCTGGCCTGGTTCGCGCGGATCAGCCCGCATGGCGGCTTTCTCACCGACGTGCTCGGGCCCTCGCTGCTCACCAGCGTCGGCATCGGGCTGGTCTTCGCGCCGGCGGCCGCAGCGGCGACGACCGGCGTCCGGGCCGACGAGGCCGGTATGGCCTCGGGCCTGTTCAACAGCGCACGTCAGCTGGGTGGTTGCATCGGCGTCGCCACGCTGGCCACCATCGCCGCCCACCACACCGGCACGGCCACCGACCCCGGCGCGCTCAACGGCGGCTATGCCCTCGGCCTGGCCGTTTCGGCCGCGCTCCTCCTGCTCTCGGCGGTCGTGGCGATCTGTGTGCTGCCCCGACGACGCCGGAGCGGCGCCGGATCCTCGGCCCCGCAGTCCGCGACTCCCGTGGTTCACGCGAAGCGTGCGAAACACGCGAAGCAACGGACGGGAGGAAAATCCTCATGA